From a single Vanacampus margaritifer isolate UIUO_Vmar chromosome 15, RoL_Vmar_1.0, whole genome shotgun sequence genomic region:
- the cyb5d1 gene encoding cytochrome b5 domain-containing protein 1 isoform X2 translates to MKQHEGDVLLLPIMEFAGKDISSWFDPETEDVLTFVHPLTDCVSYYTPRGRFVHIPPAGPRSDWASDIAPAWWKDRRYEVGRLSAKTRWIRVINTLTSQEQRLEVCSEETLAEILERYLPYNSHACSYTWKHNGASLDMSKTLSQNKVPDDDVKLQKLRLDCDLFTPAILLHFNDDLTEG, encoded by the exons ATGAAGCAGCATGAGG GTGATGTTTTGCTGCTGCCGATCATGGAGTTTGCAGGCAAGGACATCAGCAGCTGGTTTGACCCCGAGACCGAAGAC GTCTTGACGTTCGTCCACCCACTGACCGACTGCGTGAGCTACTACACGCCGCGGGGTCGCTTTGTGCACATCCCGCCGGCCGGGCCGCGGTCCGACTGGGCCAGCGACATCGCGCCGGCCTGGTGGAAGGACCGGCGGTATGAGGTGGGACGGCTGTCCGCCAAGACCAGGTGGATACGCGTCATCAACACGCTGACGTCGCAGGAGCAGCGGCTTGAG GTGTGTTCTGAGGAGACGCTGGCGGAGATCCTGGAGCGCTACCTGCCGTACAACTCGCACGCGTGCAGCTACACGTGGAAGCACAATGGCGCCAGCCTGGACATGAGCAAGACCCTAAGTCAGAACAAAGTCCCAGACGACGACGTCAAGCTCCAGAAGCTGCGTCTCGACTGCGATCTTTTCACGCCCGCCATCCTCCTCCACTTTAACGACGACCTCACTGAGGGATGA
- the asgr1a gene encoding asialoglycoprotein receptor 1 isoform X2, translating into MTTEYHDDVDDSSSFWNKNLPLSPRSGASRLTRRLFPILTVAAILILTIALGASYSRMTNRLWSAEQSVSNMSQSLSGIQQLAADAAKDLERLKFAVASNQDELRSTSEALKQLAMLDTISRTVATLQCSIQHIVNNGSTPESSGCCPLDWERVGSSCYLLSRSLLPWHDARDWCNGHESHLAIILTDEEWKLVQRHAQGNFFWVGLSDERTGSWEWVNQTPYVMNRRHWRPGQPDSWTHHGMGPGDEDCAHIHTDGRLNDLHCSTRLRFLCQSHA; encoded by the exons ATGACGACAGAATATCACGATGATGTCGACGACAGCAGCTCCTTTTGGAACAAAA ATCTTCCTCTCAGCCCTCGCTCAGGTGCGTCCAGACTCACCCGCCGCTTGTTTCCCATTCTTACCGTCGCAGCCATCTTGATTCTGACAATTGCACTGGGAGCCAGCT actCAAGGATGACGAATCGCTTGTGGTCAGCAGAGCAAAGCGTTTCCAACATGAGCCAATCACTGAGCGGCATTCAGCAGCTCGCTGCAG ACGCCGCCAAAGATTTGGAGCGACTCAAGTTTGCGGTGGCGAGCAACCAAGACGAGCTGCGGTCAA cctCTGAGGCCTTGAAGCAGCTCGCCATGTTGGACACCATCAGCAGGACGGTAGCCACTCTCCAATGCTCCATCCAACACATCGTCAACAACG GTTCGACGCCAGAAAGCAGCGGCTGCTGTCCTCTGGACTGGGAAAGGGTGGGCTCCAGCTGTTACCTGTTAAGTCGGTCGCTGCTGCCCTGGCACGACGCTCGCGATTGGTGCAACGGACACGAGTCGCACTTGGCTATCATCCTGACGGACGAGGAGTGGAAATTAGTGCAACGGCACGCGCAGGGTAACTTCTTCTGGGTGGGCCTGAGCGATGAGAGGACGGGGTCGTGGGAGTGGGTCAACCAGACGCCTTATGTCATGAACCGAAG GCACTGGCGGCCAGGGCAGCCCGACAGCTGGACACACCACGGCATGGGGCCCGGAGATGAGGACTGCgctcacatacacacagacGGACGCCTCAATGACCTGCACTGCTCCACCAGGCTGAGATTCCTCTGCCAGAGCCACGCCTGA
- the asgr1a gene encoding asialoglycoprotein receptor 1 isoform X1 — MTTEYHDDVDDSSSFWNKSINYLPLSPRSGASRLTRRLFPILTVAAILILTIALGASYSRMTNRLWSAEQSVSNMSQSLSGIQQLAADAAKDLERLKFAVASNQDELRSTSEALKQLAMLDTISRTVATLQCSIQHIVNNGSTPESSGCCPLDWERVGSSCYLLSRSLLPWHDARDWCNGHESHLAIILTDEEWKLVQRHAQGNFFWVGLSDERTGSWEWVNQTPYVMNRRHWRPGQPDSWTHHGMGPGDEDCAHIHTDGRLNDLHCSTRLRFLCQSHA; from the exons ATGACGACAGAATATCACGATGATGTCGACGACAGCAGCTCCTTTTGGAACAAAAgtataaatt ATCTTCCTCTCAGCCCTCGCTCAGGTGCGTCCAGACTCACCCGCCGCTTGTTTCCCATTCTTACCGTCGCAGCCATCTTGATTCTGACAATTGCACTGGGAGCCAGCT actCAAGGATGACGAATCGCTTGTGGTCAGCAGAGCAAAGCGTTTCCAACATGAGCCAATCACTGAGCGGCATTCAGCAGCTCGCTGCAG ACGCCGCCAAAGATTTGGAGCGACTCAAGTTTGCGGTGGCGAGCAACCAAGACGAGCTGCGGTCAA cctCTGAGGCCTTGAAGCAGCTCGCCATGTTGGACACCATCAGCAGGACGGTAGCCACTCTCCAATGCTCCATCCAACACATCGTCAACAACG GTTCGACGCCAGAAAGCAGCGGCTGCTGTCCTCTGGACTGGGAAAGGGTGGGCTCCAGCTGTTACCTGTTAAGTCGGTCGCTGCTGCCCTGGCACGACGCTCGCGATTGGTGCAACGGACACGAGTCGCACTTGGCTATCATCCTGACGGACGAGGAGTGGAAATTAGTGCAACGGCACGCGCAGGGTAACTTCTTCTGGGTGGGCCTGAGCGATGAGAGGACGGGGTCGTGGGAGTGGGTCAACCAGACGCCTTATGTCATGAACCGAAG GCACTGGCGGCCAGGGCAGCCCGACAGCTGGACACACCACGGCATGGGGCCCGGAGATGAGGACTGCgctcacatacacacagacGGACGCCTCAATGACCTGCACTGCTCCACCAGGCTGAGATTCCTCTGCCAGAGCCACGCCTGA
- the cyb5d1 gene encoding cytochrome b5 domain-containing protein 1 isoform X1 produces MPKRPRFFTPAQVSAHNTAANLWVSFLGKVCDLTPLMKQHEGDVLLLPIMEFAGKDISSWFDPETEDVLTFVHPLTDCVSYYTPRGRFVHIPPAGPRSDWASDIAPAWWKDRRYEVGRLSAKTRWIRVINTLTSQEQRLEVCSEETLAEILERYLPYNSHACSYTWKHNGASLDMSKTLSQNKVPDDDVKLQKLRLDCDLFTPAILLHFNDDLTEG; encoded by the exons ATGCCAAAAAGGCCACGCTTCTTCACGCCTGCTCAGGTGTCAGCTCACAACACAGCGGCCAACCTGTGGGTTTCCTTCCTGGGCAAAGTGTGTGACCTGACCCCCCTGATGAAGCAGCATGAGG GTGATGTTTTGCTGCTGCCGATCATGGAGTTTGCAGGCAAGGACATCAGCAGCTGGTTTGACCCCGAGACCGAAGAC GTCTTGACGTTCGTCCACCCACTGACCGACTGCGTGAGCTACTACACGCCGCGGGGTCGCTTTGTGCACATCCCGCCGGCCGGGCCGCGGTCCGACTGGGCCAGCGACATCGCGCCGGCCTGGTGGAAGGACCGGCGGTATGAGGTGGGACGGCTGTCCGCCAAGACCAGGTGGATACGCGTCATCAACACGCTGACGTCGCAGGAGCAGCGGCTTGAG GTGTGTTCTGAGGAGACGCTGGCGGAGATCCTGGAGCGCTACCTGCCGTACAACTCGCACGCGTGCAGCTACACGTGGAAGCACAATGGCGCCAGCCTGGACATGAGCAAGACCCTAAGTCAGAACAAAGTCCCAGACGACGACGTCAAGCTCCAGAAGCTGCGTCTCGACTGCGATCTTTTCACGCCCGCCATCCTCCTCCACTTTAACGACGACCTCACTGAGGGATGA